The genomic window ATCTAGATTAAGAACTGACCATGAAGAAAAACTTGAAGTATTAGAGCATGATGATATTTTACAATCAGGTGTAATCAAACAAGTTAAAGTTTATATCGCAACTAAGAGAAAAATCAAAGTTGGGGATAAAATGGCAGGACGACATGGAAACAAAGGTATTGTTTCTAACATCGTACCTCAAGTTGATATGCCATATTTAGAAGATGGTTCAACTGTTGATGTTATATTAAATCCACTAGGAGTTCCATCACGGATGAATATTGGACAAATTCTTGAAGTTCACTTAGGATTAGTAGGTAAAAGACTTGGAACTCAAATTCAAGATATCTTTGATGCTAAGAAGACTGAATTTGTATCTGAATTAAGAGCTAAGATGACAGAAATTGCTGATGTTGCAAAACTTATGAATGGTAAAGAGTTTTTAGCTAAATTAAGTGATGATGAATTAGTTGATTATGCACAAGATTGGACAAAAGGTGTTAGATTTGCAACTCAAGTATTTGATGGTGTAAAAGAAGACGAATTCTTAAAACTATTTGAATTAGCAAAAATTGACTTAGATGGTAAAACTAATCTTATTGATGGTAAAACTGGTGATAAGATGAAAGAAAGAGTAAATGTAGGTTATATGTATATGCTAAAACTACATCACTTAGTTGATGAAAAAGTTCACGCAAGATCTACTGGACCTTATTCACTTGTAACACAACAACCAGTTGGTGGTAAAGCACTATTTGGTGGTCAAAGATTTGGAGAGATGGAAGTTTGGGCATTGGAAGCTTATGGAGCAACTTCAGTTCTTAAAGAAATGCTTACAACAAAATCTGATGATGTAGAAGGAAGAACGAGAGCTTATAGAGCAATTTCAAATGGTGAAAATGTTCCAGATTCAGGTGTTCCTGAAACTTTCTTTGTATTAACAAAAGAGTTAAAAGCTTTAGGTTTAGATGTAGAGATTTTTGACGAGGTAGAAAATAATGAGTAAAAATACAGTATTAGAGCCAATTGAGATAAAAGAGTTAGAAAGACCACAAGATTTTTCAGCATTTCAACTTAGACTTGCAAGTCCTGAGAAAATTCTTTCTTGGTCATGTGGAGAAGTTAAAAAACCTGAAACTATTAACTATAGAACATTAAAACCTGAAAGAGATGGTTTATTTTGTGCGAAAATTTTTGGACCAGTAAAAGATTATGAATGTCTTTGTGGTAAATACAAAAAAATGAGATACAAAGGTGTTGTTTGTGAAAAATGTGGGGTTGAAGTAACTTCTGCAAAAGTGCGAAGACACAGAATGGGACATATTGATTTAGTATCTCCTGTTGCTCATATTTGGATGGTAAGTTCATTACCTACAAGAATTGGTACATTACTTGGTGTTAAATTAAAAGATTTAGAAAGAGTATTATACTATGAAGCATATATCGTAAATGAGCCAGGTGAAGCTTTTTATGATAATGAACATTCTAAAAAAGTAATGAAATATGACATTTTAAATGAAGAACAATATAGAACTATTTATGATCATTATGAACATACTGGTTTTGAAGCTAATATGGGTGGACAAATTGTAAGAGATTTACTTGAAAACCTTGATTTAATGGAATTATTACATAGCTTAAAAGAAGATATGAAATCTACTAAATCAGAAGCTAAAACTAAAACTATTATCAAAAGATTAAAAGTTGTTGAAAACTTTATTAACTCTGGAAATAGACCTGAATGGATGATGTTAACTCAACTACCAGTTCTTCCACCAGATTTAAGACCTCTTGTTTCACTTGATGGTGGAAAATTTGCTGTATCTGATGTAAATGACCTTTATAGAAGAGTAATAAACAGAAATAATAGACTTAAAAGATTATCAGAACTTGATGCTCCTGAAATCATTCAAAGAAATGAAAAAAGAATGCTTCAAGAAGCAGTTGATGCTTTATTTGATAATGGAAAAACTGCAAATGCAGTTAAAGGTGCAAATAAAAGACCTTTAAAATCTTTATCTGAAATTATTAAAGGTAAACAAGGACGATTTAGACAGAATTTACTTGGTAAAAGAGTTGACTTCTCAGGAAGATCTGTAATCGTTGTTGGACCATCTTTAAATATGGATCAATGTGGTATTCCTAAAAAAATGGCTTTAGAATTATTTAAACCACACTTGATGGCAAAACTAGAAGAAAAAGGTTATGCAACTACATTAAAATCAGCAAAAAGAATGATTGAAGCTGAGACTAATGAAGTTTGGGAATGTTTAAGTGAAATTGTTGATGAATATCCAATTATGCTAAATAGAGCTCCAACTCTTCATAAACTTTCAATTCAAGCGTTCCACCCAACGCTAATTGATGGAAAAGCTATTCAATTACACCCATTAGTATGTTCTGCATTTAATGCCGATTTCGATGGTGACCAAATGGCAGTTCACGTACCTTTATCACAAGAAGCTATTGCAGAAGCAAAAATTCTTATGATGAGTTCTATGAATATTCTTTTACCAGCATCAGGGAGAGCAATTGCTGTTCCTTCGCAAGATATGATTTTAGGTATTTATTATCTATCATTAGAAAAAGATGGGGTTAAAGGTGAGCATAAACTATTTACTGGTGTTGATGAAGCAGTTATCGCTTTAGAGATGAAACAAGTAGATTTACATGCAAAAATCAGAACAAAAATGAATGATAAAATTATTCATACAACAGTTGGAAGATTAATTGTTCATAATATTTTACCTGATTTTGTTCCTTTAGAATTATGGAATAAGATTTTAAAGAAAAAAGATATTGGTATTTTGGTTGATTATATTTATAAACATGGTGGATATGAAGTTACTCCAAGATTCTTGGATAACCTTAAAAACTTAGGTTTTAGATATGCAACTGATGCGGGTATTTCTGTTTCTATTGATGATATTAGAGTTCCAGAAACTAAACCTGCGCATATTGCTAAGTCTAAAAAAGATGTTATTGAAGTTCAAAAACAATTTGAGCAAGGTTTATTAACTGAACAAGAAAGATATAATAAAATTATTGATATCTGGACAGAAGTTAATAATAAACTTGGTCGAGAGATGATGGAGCTTGTTGAAACAGATAAAAATGGATTTAATTCTATTTATATGATGGCCGATTCAGGGGCTAGAGGGTCTGCTGCTCAAATTAGACAGCTTGCAGGTATGAGGGGTCTTATGGCTAAACCTGATGGTTCTATTATTGAAACACCAATTATCTCTAACTTTAAAGAGGGTCTAAATGTACTTGAGTACTTTATTTCTACTCACGGAGCTAGAAAAGGTCTTGCTGATACAGCACTTAAAACTGCAAATGCGGGTTACTTAACTAGAAAACTAATTGACGTTTCTCAAAATGTAAGAATTACAGCTGATGATTGTGGGACTCATGAAGGTATTGAAATTACTGATTTATCAAGTGGTAATGAATTAACTGAGAGCTTAGAAGAAAGAATCACAGGTAGAGTAATTGCAGAAGATATTATTGATCCAATATCTAATGAAATTTTGTTTACTGAAGGTACATTAATTACTGAAGAAGATGCAAAAATTGTAAAAGATTCAGAAGTTAAATCTGTAGTAATTAGAACTCCTTTAACTTGTAAAATTGAAAATGGATTATGTTCAAAATGTTATGGTCTAAACCTTGGTGAGCAAAGAAAAGCAAATCCAGGTGAAGCGGTTGGTGTACTTGCTGCTCAATCAATTGGGGAGCCAGGAACACAGCTTACTCTTAGAACTTTCCACGTTGGGGGAACTGCAAGTGCAACTCAAACAGAAAGAGAATTAAGAGCTGATAAAGAAGGGTTTATTAGATATTATAATATCAAAACTTATGTTTCTAAAGCTGATAAAATAATTGTTGCAAATAGAAGAAATGCAGGTATTTTACTTGTTGAACCAAAAATTAATGCACCATTTAAAGGTAAGATTACAACTGAGACTCTTCATGAAGAGACAATTTTGACAATTACTAACGGTAAAGAAGAGAAGAAATTCTACTTAAGAAAAAATGATGTTGCAAGACCAAATGAGCTAGCAGGTGTATCTGGTAAAATTGAAGGTAAACTTTATTTACCATATGCTGATGGTGAAGAAGTTGAAGCAAATGAATCAATTGTAGAGATGATTAAAGACGGTTGGAATGTTCCAAACCGAGTTCCTTTCGCATCTGAATTAAAAGTTGAAGATGGTGCGCCTATTATTACTTTAGTTACATCAGGAGCTAAAGGTTCAGTTAAATATTATAAATTAACTGGAGATTATTTAGAGAGAAGACCAGATATTAAAGCTGGAGATAAAGTTGTTGAAAAAGGACTTTTTGCTGTTATTGTTGATGGTGATGATAGAGAAGCATTAAGACATTATATTGCAAGAGGTTCTGTTATAGAATTAGATGATAATACAGAAGTTGAAAAAGAGACTATTCTTTCTAAACCAGAAGCTGATGAGAGAGTTGTTATTGCAGAATGGGATCCATATGCAAATCCAACTATTTCAGAAAAAGCTGGTACTGTAACATTTGAAGATATTATTCCAGGAATTACAGCATCTGAGCAATTTGATGATTTAACTGGTACTTCTAAATTAGTTATTAATGAATATGTTCCTGCTGGATTTAAACCAACTATTGTTTTAGCAACTGAATCTGATGAATTAATTAGATATACACTTGATCCTAAAACATCTCTTTTTGTTTCTGAAGGACAAAAAGTTGAGATAGCTGATATTATTGGTAAAACTCCAAAAGCTTCTCAAAAATCTAAAGATATTACTGGGGGTCTTCCAAGAGTATCTGAATTATTTGAAGCTAGACGACCAAAAAATATTGCTGTATTAGCATCATTTGACGGTGTAGTTTCTTTTGGAAAAAGTTTAAGAAATAAACAAAGAATTATCATAACTGATGATAAAGGTAGCAAAGTAGAGTATTTAGTTGATAAATCTAAACAAATTTTAGTACACGAAGGTGAGTTTGTTCATGCTGGTGAAGCATTAACTGATGGACAAGTTGCTTCTCATGATGTACTTAGAATTTTAGGTGAAAAAGCATTACATTACTTTATTGTTTCTGAAGTACAACAAGTATATAGATCTCAAGGGGTAAATATTGCTGATAAACATATTGAGGTTATTTTATCTCAAATGCTAAGACAAGTTTCTATTCTTGATGGTGGAGATACTAAGTTTATTGTAGGAGACATGGTTTCTAAGAAAAGATTCCAAATTGAAAATAGAAGAATTATGAGACTAGGTGGAGAACCTGCGATTGCTGATCCTTTATTATTAGGTATTACAAGAGCTGCTGTTACATCTGATTCTATTATTTCAGCTGCATCTTTCCAAGAGACTACTAAAGTTCTTACTGAAGCTGCAATAAGTGCTAAAATGGACTTATTAGAAGACTTAAAAGAAAATGTTGTAATTGGTAGAACTATACCAGTTGGAACTGGTCTTTATAAAGATCAAAAAATCAAATTTAGAATTAACGATAAATAGACAATAGAGCTTTTGCTCTATTGTGATTTTTAATAATGGACTTATACTCTTTATTACTACTCTTTATGGCTCTTGAACTATTTGAGTCAAACTGGCAAAAACATGATAACCTTTATGGTTTAATTTACAATAACTATCAAGTATTTAGAAAAAATATCTTTTTATATTTTATCTTGCATGTTACATTTTTCTATACACTTGCTGTATCAATATATCTATCAAACTATGGCTTTTGGATGTCAAGTATTATTCTTATCAAGTTTTTTGATCTGGCTTTTAAATTAAATATGATGCAAAAATTATCTTCTGGATTAGAGATTCATGAAGTAATGCCAATAAACATCAATATAACACTACTATTTAGATACTTTAATGTTATTCTTTACCCTTTCTGTTTTGCAGTTGCTACTGGACTTCTTTTTAACACATAATTAATATCATACTTTTTTAATGCTAGAATGCTAATTCTTAAAATAAATCCAAAGGAATACAATGCAATATTTAATAATTGCTTATGATAATGATAATGCTTTAGATAAAAGATTAGAAGTAAGAGATGCTCATGTAGCAGGTGCAAAAAAACTTATAGCTGAAGGTAAAATAATCAATGCAGGTGCTCTAATTGAAGAAGATCAAATGGTTGGCTCTACACTATTTGTTGATTTTGAAAGTGAAGATGAATTAAATGATTGGATAGATAATGAACCATATGTTACAAACAATGTTTGGAATATGGATGAATTTCAAATCGTGCCTGTAAAGTTACTTCCTAAAGATTAATAAACAATCACAAAAAACCCTATAAAATCGATACTTTATAGGGTTTAAAACTGCAAAACAATAACAATCAATTACAAACTTTTTAGAATAATTACAGTATTTTTACGGTACTATTGACGGTACTGAGAAACTTTTAGAAAGTGAGTACCGTAATAAAATGGCAAGAACCGTTAAACCCCTGAATGATACGCAACTTAAAAATGCTAAAGCTAAAGAAAAAGATTACAAACTAAGTGATGGAGAAGGTCTTTATTTTGTAGTTAAAAAAAATGGAACAAAATCATGGAGATATGACTTCACTTATGGTGGAAAAAGAAAATCTATGTCTTTTGGTATTTATCCTACAGTATCTTTAAAAGATGCAAGAACAAAAAAAGATGAAGCTAAATACTCACTGGCTAATAATGTAAATCCTATATCAATAAAAAAAGTTAAAAAGACATCTGAAACAATAACTTTAAGTGATGTTATTGAAGAGTGGTTGGATTTAAGAAAAAAGAGTAAATCTGAAGCTACAATTATTCAAAATAAAAGAATATTAAAAAATATCACTATTTGGCTTGGAAATATTGCAATAAAAGATATTAGAAGAATAGATATTATAAATGCTTTGCAAAAGTATCAAGAAAAAGGTGTAATAGAATCTGCACATAGATTACTAGCTTTAGTAAATAAAATATATATGTACGCTGTAACAAATGAGTATGTAGAGCATAATATAATTGCAGATATAGATAAAAAATCAATTTTTGTACCAAATAAAAAAGATGCACATCTTCCAGCACTTATAGAACCAGAAGATATTAAACAATTACTTATTGATATAAATTCAATAAGTGAAAAATATAGAAGTGATATAAGTACTATATTTATTTTTAAACTACTTCCTTATGTATTTGTAAGAAGTGAGAATATTAGATTAATGAGGTGGAATGAGTTAAATTTAGAAAAGGGCTATTGGGCTATACCAAAAGAAAAGATGAAAATGAATATAGAGTTTGTTTGTCCTTTACCCTATCAAGCAATTAAGATTATAAAAGAGATAGAGCCATATTCAAGACATAGAAGTGAGTTTGTATTCCCTTCTCCACAAAAGAGTGATAGAGGTGTATCAGGTGCAACACTAAGTGATACATTAGTAAGGCTTGGATACAAAGATAGACATACAGTACATGGCTTTAGAAGTATGTTCTCAACAACTGCACACAATCTTTATAAAGAGCATGGTTTTCATTCTGATATTATAGAAGCTTGTTTAGCCCATAAGGAAAGAAATAGAGTAAAAGCTTCATATAATAGGGAATCAAAATTTAAATACTTTGAAGAGAAGAGGGATCTAATTCAGTGGTACGCAAATTGGTTGTATGGATTATAATTTCTTTTAGCTTACTATGGTAATCGGAATGATTGTTTAGTTTATTGGAAATTTCATTTGATACATCAATATCTACAACTTTAGAATTAAATGAATCCATAGTTTTTTTTAGACCAATGGGTGATGATGAAAATTTTAGTTTAAGAAAATTATTAGTATTGTATAAGAGTTTTAAAACGTAATCTTTATTTGAGTAATAATTGTATATTTTATATGAAACAACATCTTTTATTGTATTGAAGTCAATCGAATCTCTATCAGCTGCACCTGCAAGTAAATGTACTTCTTTTATACAATGATAGTTGTTTCTTTCTAACTCTTTTAAACAAGTACAAATTACTTTTGCACCTAATGAATGCCCAATTAGTATGAACTGATTGTTGCTAGAATTTATTAATGATTGAGCTAATTGTTTACCAACTTCATTTGCGTTATTACTAACCTTATTCCAAGGACTATTTTTATATGTAAAAAAAGCAATTGCAGGTTTAAGTAATATTCCTAAAAAACTCAAAGAAAAAGGTATTAGGAGAAGAAAACTTGATTGTTTTATAGAATATAATTTAGAAATAAAAGTAGAAACTTTTTTCAGGTTTTCAGATTCCCATAATACATGAGTAACAGTACTATCTGGAAATATACTCTCAATTGAATTTATCCAGTTCTCTGATGAATTATTATCTTTTTCAGTTAAAAACCCATTAATACAAACTACAATAGGGTTCTTACCTTTTTTAAGGATTTTAATTTCTTCATTAAAAAATGGTATATGGACATCATTATTATTCTTTTTCATAAAATACTTTAATATTATAATTTATCAATTATAATATATTTATCTAAATAACTTATTTATACAGATAATTATCAACTTCCATTTCATAGCCTCTATCACTTTGTTCTGTAAGATCTGATTCTTCTATTTCAATTTCATAACCATATTTATCTAAATAATAAGTTTGTTCCAGGTATTTATCTGAAAATGCAAATAAAGTAGGATCTTTAATCATTCGTTCTGATTCAGCTAATAAATTAATAAGTAAGTCAACTTTTTGATTAGGTTCTAATCTAATTAGCTCTTTAATATCATCAAATTCTTCCATTGCTTCATCAAGAAACATTGCTAATCTAAATGGACATTTATATTTTTTTATTTCATCAATAAAATACTCATTTTCAGTTTCATAGTAGAATGTTGCACAATCTCCAACTGGCTCTACTGGTTTTACTAGTTTTATTTCAATAAGCATAGTTTTTCCTTTTAAATTTGAATATAGAAACTTTACAATTGTATGTATTAAGTAATGATTATATATAATATTATAAATAATCATTATTTGGAGAAAAAATGGAAGATTTTTCAGCACAAAATATTGATAAAATATCCCATAACATAGCTTCTTTATCAAAGGATATGTATGAAATAAAAAAGACTATTCTATCTGAAGAAAAAGAGAAAGAAAAAATTTCAAAAAAAGATAAAAAAAGAAGAGAAAGTCTTAAAAAGGCACAATCAAAGTTTAAAAATGTATCTACAAATCTTAGTATTAAAGACTACGAAGACTTTGAAAAAAGGTTTAAAGAATTAGGTATGAGTAAATCTGCTTATTTAAAAAAATTGATTATGGATGATTTACAATAGTTATTTTACTTTCCATTTTGAGCTTTTAAAGTTTTGAATTTTTTATGTTGAATGAATGATCCAATAATAAGAGCAATAATCCCCATATAAATACCTACTCCAAAAGTAACATTAGAGCTAGTTGGTTCTTCTAATCCAAATAGTATTGTAATAATATAACCTAAAGCACAAAAAGCCAAGAAGTAAGCAAAAGCATACTTTATAAAATATTCTATTCCATTAAAAACCTT from Arcobacter sp. F2176 includes these protein-coding regions:
- the rpoC gene encoding DNA-directed RNA polymerase subunit beta', translated to MSKNTVLEPIEIKELERPQDFSAFQLRLASPEKILSWSCGEVKKPETINYRTLKPERDGLFCAKIFGPVKDYECLCGKYKKMRYKGVVCEKCGVEVTSAKVRRHRMGHIDLVSPVAHIWMVSSLPTRIGTLLGVKLKDLERVLYYEAYIVNEPGEAFYDNEHSKKVMKYDILNEEQYRTIYDHYEHTGFEANMGGQIVRDLLENLDLMELLHSLKEDMKSTKSEAKTKTIIKRLKVVENFINSGNRPEWMMLTQLPVLPPDLRPLVSLDGGKFAVSDVNDLYRRVINRNNRLKRLSELDAPEIIQRNEKRMLQEAVDALFDNGKTANAVKGANKRPLKSLSEIIKGKQGRFRQNLLGKRVDFSGRSVIVVGPSLNMDQCGIPKKMALELFKPHLMAKLEEKGYATTLKSAKRMIEAETNEVWECLSEIVDEYPIMLNRAPTLHKLSIQAFHPTLIDGKAIQLHPLVCSAFNADFDGDQMAVHVPLSQEAIAEAKILMMSSMNILLPASGRAIAVPSQDMILGIYYLSLEKDGVKGEHKLFTGVDEAVIALEMKQVDLHAKIRTKMNDKIIHTTVGRLIVHNILPDFVPLELWNKILKKKDIGILVDYIYKHGGYEVTPRFLDNLKNLGFRYATDAGISVSIDDIRVPETKPAHIAKSKKDVIEVQKQFEQGLLTEQERYNKIIDIWTEVNNKLGREMMELVETDKNGFNSIYMMADSGARGSAAQIRQLAGMRGLMAKPDGSIIETPIISNFKEGLNVLEYFISTHGARKGLADTALKTANAGYLTRKLIDVSQNVRITADDCGTHEGIEITDLSSGNELTESLEERITGRVIAEDIIDPISNEILFTEGTLITEEDAKIVKDSEVKSVVIRTPLTCKIENGLCSKCYGLNLGEQRKANPGEAVGVLAAQSIGEPGTQLTLRTFHVGGTASATQTERELRADKEGFIRYYNIKTYVSKADKIIVANRRNAGILLVEPKINAPFKGKITTETLHEETILTITNGKEEKKFYLRKNDVARPNELAGVSGKIEGKLYLPYADGEEVEANESIVEMIKDGWNVPNRVPFASELKVEDGAPIITLVTSGAKGSVKYYKLTGDYLERRPDIKAGDKVVEKGLFAVIVDGDDREALRHYIARGSVIELDDNTEVEKETILSKPEADERVVIAEWDPYANPTISEKAGTVTFEDIIPGITASEQFDDLTGTSKLVINEYVPAGFKPTIVLATESDELIRYTLDPKTSLFVSEGQKVEIADIIGKTPKASQKSKDITGGLPRVSELFEARRPKNIAVLASFDGVVSFGKSLRNKQRIIITDDKGSKVEYLVDKSKQILVHEGEFVHAGEALTDGQVASHDVLRILGEKALHYFIVSEVQQVYRSQGVNIADKHIEVILSQMLRQVSILDGGDTKFIVGDMVSKKRFQIENRRIMRLGGEPAIADPLLLGITRAAVTSDSIISAASFQETTKVLTEAAISAKMDLLEDLKENVVIGRTIPVGTGLYKDQKIKFRINDK
- a CDS encoding YciI family protein; the protein is MQYLIIAYDNDNALDKRLEVRDAHVAGAKKLIAEGKIINAGALIEEDQMVGSTLFVDFESEDELNDWIDNEPYVTNNVWNMDEFQIVPVKLLPKD
- a CDS encoding integrase arm-type DNA-binding domain-containing protein; translation: MARTVKPLNDTQLKNAKAKEKDYKLSDGEGLYFVVKKNGTKSWRYDFTYGGKRKSMSFGIYPTVSLKDARTKKDEAKYSLANNVNPISIKKVKKTSETITLSDVIEEWLDLRKKSKSEATIIQNKRILKNITIWLGNIAIKDIRRIDIINALQKYQEKGVIESAHRLLALVNKIYMYAVTNEYVEHNIIADIDKKSIFVPNKKDAHLPALIEPEDIKQLLIDINSISEKYRSDISTIFIFKLLPYVFVRSENIRLMRWNELNLEKGYWAIPKEKMKMNIEFVCPLPYQAIKIIKEIEPYSRHRSEFVFPSPQKSDRGVSGATLSDTLVRLGYKDRHTVHGFRSMFSTTAHNLYKEHGFHSDIIEACLAHKERNRVKASYNRESKFKYFEEKRDLIQWYANWLYGL
- a CDS encoding DUF726 domain-containing protein, whose product is MKKNNNDVHIPFFNEEIKILKKGKNPIVVCINGFLTEKDNNSSENWINSIESIFPDSTVTHVLWESENLKKVSTFISKLYSIKQSSFLLLIPFSLSFLGILLKPAIAFFTYKNSPWNKVSNNANEVGKQLAQSLINSSNNQFILIGHSLGAKVICTCLKELERNNYHCIKEVHLLAGAADRDSIDFNTIKDVVSYKIYNYYSNKDYVLKLLYNTNNFLKLKFSSSPIGLKKTMDSFNSKVVDIDVSNEISNKLNNHSDYHSKLKEIIIHTTNLRTTELDPSSLQSI